In Symbiobacterium terraclitae, a single window of DNA contains:
- a CDS encoding Asp23/Gls24 family envelope stress response protein — MEVVALVGPAGSGKSHRAQIVAYQNQCEFIVDDGLLIDKDGKIRAGTSAKREDNKMAAVRRAIFLNEDHREEVRTALWSLKPKRVLVLGTSDDMIVRICEALDLPHPDRTIRIEEIATPAQIRLAQRKRHHEGKHVIPAPTFEVKKTFSGYMVDPLRYFFKRDHGLDPVTLEKSVVRPTFSSLGRFFIADTVIAAIATRSAESVPGIGKVGKVVVESRREGVLVDMEVLPRYGFQVFEVLKAAQRAVADQIAYMTELNVLEVNVEARRLLVE; from the coding sequence AGTTCATCGTGGACGACGGCCTGCTCATCGACAAGGACGGCAAGATCCGCGCGGGCACCAGCGCCAAGCGGGAGGACAACAAAATGGCCGCGGTGCGGCGGGCCATCTTCCTCAACGAGGACCACCGGGAGGAGGTCCGCACGGCGCTCTGGTCGCTGAAGCCCAAGCGGGTTCTGGTTCTGGGCACCTCTGACGACATGATCGTCCGGATCTGCGAGGCGCTGGACCTGCCCCACCCCGACCGCACGATCCGGATCGAGGAGATCGCCACGCCGGCGCAGATCCGCCTGGCGCAGCGGAAGCGGCACCACGAGGGCAAGCACGTGATTCCCGCACCGACGTTCGAGGTGAAGAAGACCTTCTCGGGATACATGGTCGACCCGCTGCGCTACTTCTTCAAGCGTGACCACGGGCTCGACCCGGTGACCCTGGAGAAGTCGGTGGTCCGGCCGACCTTCTCCAGCCTGGGCAGATTCTTCATCGCGGACACGGTCATCGCCGCCATCGCCACCCGGTCGGCCGAGTCCGTCCCGGGCATCGGCAAGGTGGGCAAGGTCGTGGTGGAGAGCCGCCGTGAGGGCGTCCTGGTGGACATGGAGGTCCTCCCGCGCTACGGCTTCCAGGTGTTCGAGGTCCTGAAAGCGGCGCAGCGGGCCGTGGCGGACCAGATCGCCTACATGACCGAACTCAACGTGCTCGAGGTGAACGTGGAGGCCCGGCGCCTCCTGGTGGAATAA